CAAtagctgtttttcttctcttactgCTCTCTTAGCCATTTGGAGTCACTATTTTAGTTTCCAGGTGTACCTGGGTTTATGTTTTTCAGTATGAAGGAGCAGAGACTGGATTTTACCCTCAAGTTATCCTTGGAGAAGTTGCTGTAGAAGGAAGTGAGCCTATGGTTTTGGAGCTGTGCTACAGGAGGACAGCTAAGCAGTGATCTGGTGTGGTAGCACCAGTTTTGCATTTGGCAGTAAAAATTGGAGCTATCCACAACCAAGACATGGTGGCATCTGGTTGATTCACTGTGTGGTTATCTAACTGCTGCCAAAGGCTCTCAGGAGGATGCCTCACTCCCATCCACTCCTCATCCATGACACATCCCACAATTCTTGCATGATGGATCCCTTATTGCAGCTGTTCCCCTAGAGCTAACAGTAGGTAGCTGCTGGCCACAGAGGTCTTGCTGgagtttttcctgctttccagtAGGCAGGAGTTGTGCTGGAAAGGCCTGATTCTCCTCTGAGACAGATGCTGCCTTCTTCCCAGCTTGTGCTTGTCTTTCTCTGTTTACGCATGGCTCTTGCAAGCAGAGCTCCAGATAGGTGCAGTTCATATTCAATTCCCTCTCTAAATATTGTCCTTAGTAAGCTGTGTGGGTACAAAAAAgtctttctgttattttcttccctgcacACCTTACTTAAGTCCTAGGGAATGTGGGATCTGTGCTTGGATCAGGGAACAGAACCATCACTCTTCTTCAGTGGATGCTCTGTGGATGCTATTCACAACAAATTCAGTTGAGGGCAAAGCATGACTTCTCCTGCCCTATCCAGAGGTTCAGGCACCAACACCACTTTGCTGTTGGGAAGACCTCAAAATGTCAAAAATACAGCAATCCCAAAACCTAAACTCAGCAGGGGCTGTGGAGGATGCTGCTTTGGTACTTTTGTCAGGCCACGGGGGTGAGAACAGTGTTCAGGCCAGACCAGAAGAGCTCTCTTGAAGCTCTCAGAGTGATTTCCAGAGTTTTAAAGCAATCCTTTCCCCCAGATTTTGCTTAGTACTGTATTTCTTGGTGGAGgttgaaggatttttttattaactcACCCATAGATGGATTTCCCTAGTGTGGAAATTATCAGTTGACTTTGTTGCACCAAAATCATGTAGGGAAAACAGCTGGAAGGAGTATCAACACACTCTAATAACAGGTAGTATTGCTAGCTAATCCCCAATAAGTAGGGCAGGTTTCAGGAGATAAATATGGGAGCATAGTTTCAGAAGGAACCATAAAATTTCAGGCAAGATTACAAGATTAAGCTTTTTGATGGTGAAATACTTCAGctctctgtttttttaaatttctgtggCAAGCTGGAAAACAAATGTAGCCCTGTTCAAAACTGACATTTTGAAGGATGATTTCAGTAATTGTTTTGCCTAACAGCAAATGATGAAATACTCTCCAACATATATTTAAGAGCAGCTAATGATTAGAGGTTTTGAGCACTTTAATGGATTTGAATATCCTTTTGCCCTTAAATTTAAATGGTCAATTTTTCTTCAGCAGGAATGGGATCATTCACATTACTCAGTTGGGTAAGAAACTGATGGCTaagggaaaaagacaaaaaataattcagaatgcTGATACTGAGCCCATGTTTACTGTTTTATTGGCAGGATTTGCGGTTCACTTTAAATTCACGATCAGACAAGTTATTTACCAAAACCATTTACTCCAAAAGTAGGCACAACCACATACTTTAAAACAGGAAGCATTTGTCATCACAATAGAAAAGATTTGATTTCCATACACAGAAGTCCATGATATGTGTAGTTGAAATGAGTAGGTGTTACTGTTACTGTCACCTGCCTTGTCACAATTACCAGTTAAGAAACATCCAAACTGGAGTTGCACTAAATCAGAACAGTAAAAGAAgcactgcagaaggaaatgcaGAATTCATTTAGAGTTGAGTTGAGCAGACAACAAGCTACTCAACTCAGCCAGAGGCCGGCTCACTGAAGCCTAAGCCTGTCTTGCTCCCAGAAAGATGGATCACCTCGGGATCTCCTTGGTATTTTGGCTTCATTTGTCCTTTATTGTGAAGGTGCACACAGACTTGGTACGATATCTGGTCGGTTTTTTCCCACCACCACGCTGTAGTTTTATATGGATCCCACTGACAAGCAAGCTAAAACACATGAAATTCCATTTGAAcataagaaaacactttttcactgtGTGAGAGCTGTTGAACACTGACACTGGTGATCCAGGGAGACTGTCAGCATTCCCTGGAGTCAGTCAAAGCCCAGCTGGACACAATCCTGGGCAATGTGTGCAGAGGGGTAGGCTAGACAATGTGGAGATGTTATTCCCAACTTCTACAATTTTGCGATTGATTCTGTGATGAGCTCAGCATCTCAAGGCAGCAGAAGCTGGCCGTAGGGTGCCTGGAGGTGAGGGAAGAGGTCCCTTTCATATGCATCTGTGGCATTACCAAATACATAACAGAGTAACACTCCCCATCAAACTAAAGAGTGGAATATTGATAAAGCATTCTTAAACAAGGTGTCACAGGAAGAGACTTGAGGTTTTCACTAGACTGTGAAGCAGATTTTAGCTTTCAGAGCATGTGCCTTTCAGAAGAGCATGCTGCGCACTGGACAATAGAAAGCTGGTGGTCTGTAGACTTCAAGAAGCTTCATCATGAGGGGCTAAACTGAGAGGTTAAAGAGAGACAGGAAGCAAAATGGGCTTTTTTGCCATCCTTTCTCTtctgagcagaaagaaaaggacacCAAATAGCCTAAATATACAAGTCATAAGCTCAAAGGGGTTTAGAGGTTTCTCTTAAGAAACAAGGAAGCATCACTGCTAGAGTCAGCACTCAAATTTTCCATCATTGTAATATGCTCTAATACATTCATAGACTTCTTTGTTCTTCTTAAACAACTCTAAAATAAGTGTCTACACCCCAAATTTACAGCTGTGTGAACTGAAGCACAGCATTAGTTCAAGTTGGGGGAATATCCAGTAGTCCAGTGAGAAGAGTTCTGGTGGGAATGCAAAGTAGGCTGCTTCTTGAGGGCTCTCACCAGTGGTGGGTATTCCCACAGACAAGGGAGAAGCTTCTGAGAAGGTATTATTTCCTCTTTACCCCCTCTCCAAAAAAGGTGAGATTAGAACTGCAGAAAATTTATTGTAGTTTTATGCAGTCTACTTCCTCTGTGATTGGCATTACACTTGTTCTCAGGTCCAAATCTGTGCTAGATTTGCTTCCCTTATATGTTGACCTCCATCTGAGCAGCATGATCTTCTTGAAGTACTTCATGGTGTTGTTTTTCACGGTTACAAAACACATGGTGTTTACCATGCTATTACTCATGGCGATGCAGTCAACTATGTAAAAGGCAGTAAGATAATGTTTCTCTTTCACAAAGATGGTGGGGAAGAAGTCCCGGACAATTGTGAAGCCATAGAAAGGTGCCCAGCAGAGAACATAGGCAGTCAGGATGCACATCAGTACCATAACAGTTTTCCTTCTGCACCGAAGCCTCTTTCTGATTTGTTCTGTCTGAAATCCTGGGACGGTTTTAAACCAAAGCTCGTGAGAGATCCTGGCATAGCACAAGGTCATGGTAATCACAGGTGCTACAAATTCAATGCCAAAGATGAAGAGGAAGTACGATTTATAGTACATCTGCTGGTCAACTGGCCAAATTTGGCCACAGAAaattttctcctggtttttaattttaaatagcaCAGTTTCAGTAGCAAAGTATGCAGATGGAATAGCTACAAGTATGGAGACGATCCAGACCAAGGCAATGAGGAAGGTTGCTGTTTGATAATTCATGCGTGGTTTCAGTGGGTGAACAATGGCCAGATACctagaacagaaaaatacattcaaaatGAAGTCTGAAAACACTGTTAGTCAGAACACACTGACTACAAGCAAACAGAATTGGGCAGGAGGAAATTGCTGTCACTCCTGAGGGGAGAGCCTGAACATATTCGTCTGTAAGAACATAATCATCTGTAAGAACATTTTGTGAAGTAGCAGCCTGGAGCTGAGTTAGTTATAATTTTGTATCACACCTTCTCCTTTTTAACAGGAGCAGGAGTTTGAAAAATGCAGTATTATGCATATAGTCAGgtccaggaaagaaaagacaaacatgtagaagcaggaaaatgttttccttaggCAGAGAGCTACTTAAATAGCTCTTTTTACAAAGAGGTCAAATATACATCACAGTGCACCCCATGATAAccacagaaataagaaaaccaaAGACCTGAAGATGATGCTAATGTATGGTTACAGGTAAACATGATTTTAAGCCACCAAAAGAATGTATATCTATTTTATAGATACACACCTTAGAGGAGTGTATATCTATTTTCTGCCCATACAaaccttttttgtgtgtgttctgGAGGTAACTATTGCTTATTCATCTTAAATATACAGTATTAAGTAATATGGCAAAGCAGAAAACTCAAGTTAGGTATTTGTACTGCTTAGGACTATAAAGCTGCAAGGTTGTGGTATTCCTGCTAGGAGGAGATTTTTATCAGAGGTCCCAGTACAACCATATTTAACCTAAAGAATTGTTTCAAAAAGTGGAATTTCTCATTCCTTTGGAATATATTCCATCTCTATATATTCAATGCATAGAATAGCATCCATAAGAGATATTCATTCTAAAGTTAAAAAGTCAGCAGCGCTTTTCATCAGCCAGATATTGGAAGCAGATAAATTGTTCATGGCTCTTAATAGTGCAGGGTAAATTCAGAATGAGTCAGCCTCATTGTGGAGCAGATAGGTGAACATTTTTAGATTGGATCCTGGGGAAGCATGTTGTGGCAtaatgtatgtgtatgtatttatatacatatatctgAGCATATCTGCTCAGCAGAACATTTGACTGGATGGGATCAATCTGTCCAAGAGAGTCAGGAGGGAGCTTTTGTGGTGGATTTCCTGATCGTCATTGCTTACCACACATGGGCTGTTACTGTAGAGTGGTCCTGCAGTTTGTGAATGAAGTCAGATGAAACTGTCCAGGAAGATGTGCTCCAAAAGTGTACATAAAACACACCAAGTGCCCATGGGTGTTCGTCCAGGGGACCCAGCTAAATATTTGCAGTGTGGACATTGGACCCTTATCACACGCTCTTCCTCTTCAGATATGGTATTTTTTCTAGTGTAGGTCTGGCCTTAAAAATCTGAAAGTCCTATTTTTTCATGTGAATAGacatgaaggaagaaaaaagagagccCTCTGTAAAGGAAACCCTCAGTGGGACAGACTTACCTGCTTttcacagctgattttttttaaattatctaaaCATGGGAAGACTTTTGTTAAAAGCCTGTTCTGTTTAGAGACAGAAGTCAACAATCTGTATGACATAACCAGCATGGAATAGGTGATTGTTAAACAATGATGTTTCTCTCTGTTTACCAAGTCAAAAGCttgcaagaaaaaatgaaagcaatgaAACTATAACAGTGTGTTCTTACAACAAGCTTCAGTGGTTAATCTTTGCCAGGCTTGTTTTTAAAGATATGTGGGAAGATATGCTATAAATCTGATTTCTTAGCAGACATAAGGGCGCCATGACCCATGTTACTTCATCAACCTGGGATGCACTAGCAGAGCTTTCCAAGAAAACCTTgtaggagctgaaaaactgatAGAAAATGGTAATGCATACGTGGTAGTGTTTAGAAGCTTTACCCCAAgtcctcagctgctgttgaaAGGATAGTCTGTTAGATGCTTGTTAAGGATTTGTTTTGTAGGAGCTGATCATTCCCTTGCCCACTCTAGGCAAAACATCTCTGAACTTCTCTAGAGTCTTTTCACAGACTTCTGTTGACAACAGGAACTGCTGAATCAGCCCCACACAAGCTGTATCTGTACACCCTTCAGCAAGGTTAACTACTCCTGAGCTGACTTTTGCATTAAGGACTGAAAACTGCAACACTATGCTAAAGTTTGAAATGGCACATGAGAGAAATTgggggaaagaagaggaaggaggggtgggaatcacatatatatatgcaaagGGTCTACAGAGATGTGTATTATGTTTGTACATGAAAGAGGGCTTGCGATGATGGCCTTTCTGTAAAGAGTTTACTGAGCAGCTCTCTGGCCTTCTGTGAGTCAGTCACGTCAGACTTATGTCAGCACAAGGCTGATCCTCAGTGCCTTCGCCTGTCAGTCCATGGTGCATGAGACTGAGAGAAGCAGCATGAGAAAGGATACAATTAAATTATATTGTTAAAATTCCTGGAGTAAGAGGCAGGCAGTCTCTCAGGACTCCAGCACActtggaaagaatttcttcactgaaagaatgGTCAGGCATCGaaacaagctgcccagggaatAGTTTACAAAAAGTGTGGATTTGAGGACATGTTTTAGAACCTCGGAAGCTGTGGCCACATCTTTGTGCAGTTGTAGCATCCCACTTACCTGTCAACAGCTATAGCCAGGAGAGCATTGGTCGAAACGTAGAGGGAGACGGTTCGTAGGTAGTTGACTGAGGCACAGAGGACATGGCCGTGCTCCCAGGACAGTTGCCGCACCACGTAGTAGTCCATCTCAAAGGGGCAGCACACGATGGCCACGATGAAGTCTGAGATGGCCAGGTTGGCAATCAATAGGTTGGTTAGGTTTCGCAGCTTCTTGTAGCGGGCGAGAGCAGCAATGAAGATGAAGTTGCCAATGCCACAGACCAGCATGATGCCAACCAGAGCAACTCCGATCACAATCCTGGCTGCAAAGAAGGTGCAGGTTTTGGTCATGTCATCCTCACTGTCCAGTGGCAGGTCATAATCACTGTAAGTGAAattgaaagggaaagagaagttTCGCAAAGAGGTGAAATCCCCATCATGGAGGTTGTAGATTGCAGCAAAGTTGAGGCGGGCGGTAGCATTTAAGTTGCGTTCAGTTTGCTCCGTGGCCATGTCTGTCTTCTTTTGGCATGTGCAGCTTGGCTGGCCCTTGGTGTTGTGTTAGAATAGTGCAGTGTGGCAGGGCATGAGAGTGGGAGGTGAGAGACCTTACCCAAAGCTTCCTTTTGAGCAGTGAGTAATCTTGTCTTTGTCCCCAGAAGATTATAGGACAACAGCCTCACTTATctccttctgtgggaaaaaaaagtggaaaatgtcTCTTGAAAGGAAATGACAGCAAAAGTACTGACcttgaaggaaagaaatagcCACCTTATTGCCCCACAGCTCTGTTGCTGCATGTGCATGGAAGGAAGAAATACCCTGTGAAGGGATGCTTCTGTTCTCACAAAATAAATGCCTTGAGTTGCTTCATGCATTGGTTGTTACACCAGCAGTTTTATTTACCAACAATGAAATTTTTATCAGgcagtgaaatgaaaataaagaaggaatGTAAAATCTAGTTTAAACCTCCACTGGCCTGCAAATCCATGGTGCTGTCATCATTGTGCAAGGTAAAAGACACTAAAATGACAACTCAGTGTGCTGAGCACATCTGATGTGCTTTTGGACAAAGTTTGTGCTTTATTCTGGTTGTTTCAGAGTGATTTGGTAGAGGAGAACGAAAAGAGAACTGATGTCCTTGCTTCTAAATACATTTCTTAATGAAGTAAGAGTTGCAAAGACCCAAGAAAATACTAAAGCCAGCACTTCACTTTTGGCAGCCGTTAATTAAATACAGGACAAAATTTTCTGCCAGCATAATCCATTATCACTTCTGTCAAACAGGTGAAGCTCTGCCAATTTGCAGAGACATGAATTTTGTCCCATGAACAAGCTTGTAGAGCTTAGCTGTGAAGGCAAATCTGCCATTCACATGGAAAGTGTTTTTACAGACAGGCTCTTAAGGTGAAAGGGAAAATCTTCCATAAGCAAGACAGAGTGCCTTGAATTTTTgatgctggggaggagcaggctCCCCTCTTTGTACTGCCAGTTGTACCAAATATcaaaaaagtattaattttttcccacacagagggaaaaaaaaaatctcatctactccttatttttgcttctctgtaTCAAAATGCTGAGAGGGCATCTTCCCATGGTCTATCTAGGAATCTTCACGTCAGACTCCTGGTTGTCAGGACAGTCCCACCTCATCCCAGCAGAGGATCGGGGGCATTACTGCTTTTTCTGCCCTCCAACAGTAAGTCCTCAGGGTGTCAAATGCTACTGAACAATAGCAGTCTTGGCTACAAAGGATAATCTGCGTCATGGAGCTTTTgctcccttctttccctggaaCCACCCTCAGACCCTGATATACTGACACTTAACAAATATCTGACAGGAACTCTGTTTTACAACTTTGGTCACCACATTGTTTTTCAAACTGAGCATTGCAGAACAGAGTAACAGAAAGCCAAAGCCTGAAACTAAACAGTTCTGACAAGGGACTGCTTTAGGAGACATCTCCACAGCTGCCTGGAAAGGTAAACATTCATTTAAGAGAAGTGCTAAATAAACACTTGGATGCAAAGTCTGTTGGCCAAAGCAAGGGGCAGTATCTGTGTCAGATTTCACTGCTAAATACCAAGAGAgctataaaataaatacagacaaCACAACCATCCACAAACTGACATAACACTATTGGCAAAGCATACCTGCAGTTGGTCTCATCTTCTTGGAGGTCTCAGGCACcctgcagagagctgccagGTTTCTCCTCTGCACATGTCTTGCTCTTACCGGAGGAGAGAAAGGATAACTGGAAGTAGCCCAAGGACTCCACTGAGCGCTCATTTCCCTCCCACTCAGGTTTGCCCTGTGCTCAGCGGAGGATGGCTCCGCTGTCTCTGTGCCTGCATCTAAAGCCTTTGCTCAGTGGGAGGCACCTTGACGCTGTCCAtgcatttctgattttaaagagGCAGCGCGATCTGGAGACAATAGAGCACAGCCCTTTTGGGGTTCCTCTGCCTTAAGCCCTCTGAATGCATGGAATTGGCAGAGTGGCTTTGTTAGCAAGCTTGAACATGGAATATATAAACCCCAATCTGCCCTTGCCCTTTGGGTtttgcctgtgctgggcagcagctgcctgcacctGATGTGacacagaagcaaaatacaAACCTCCCACtggaaaggagggggaggaaggagggtgATGTGCTTTCCCAGGGAcctttctctgtgtgtctctCTCTGGCTATTGTCTTTAGGACTGCAGCTGCAGTAGCTCCAGAAGAAGGAGGGTCACACAGTGAATAGCCATAAATCAGAGGACCCCTCACAGCTTTCCTTGCCCTCTCAAGGAATTACTCAGAGCAGAAAAGTGGCAGTGAATCCTTAAAGACTTGGCGTCCTTTGTTAATGCTGCCTTCTCACTGCTCTGAAGCACTCACACCTGAGAGAGCAGTTCtccagaaggaaaggaaatgtgtgGCACATGACTCTCCTCTTCTTCACCTCCAGACTTATTCACTTAGCTGACATTTTCCAAGGTGCATAGTTGGGATACATTACATAGTCCCTAGCAGATGAGACCATCAAAGGCTGTCAGACGTCATGAAGAGTGTAGGAggtttgcagaaaaaaatggtaTGCCATCAATGCACATTCACAGCTTGTGGGCTGGTGGGCACTTAGCTCTGGAAAGAGAAGGTAAGGAAAGAAACCTGTGGGTATAAAATATGTCTGGGATAAAAGATGTCTGTGGCATTCCTTCCAGAAAACTTGAAGATCAGAAAGTCCCCAATGTCTGCACAGAGTGTTAAGAATTTCCCAGTAAATACTTTGCTTGGCTTTGTTTTGAACAGCCAGTGTAATTGGTGAAAATACATTAAGGGATTTTTAATCTCCTGAAAGGGTGCAACCAGATGAACAATGATGAAATCAGAACCAGTTCATCTGTTAAATTCTGtcacaaaaaatataaatatagtaAGTATGGAGAGAGAGACAAAGGAAACTGAGTGTGTACATCAGAACCATGTCAAAAAGATCCCTAAAATGGGCCACATAAACCTTAAATGTCCCTGAAGAAAAGATACACTAAAGGGAGTTTTGCATTCAGAATGTTCATGATCTCTTTAAGACTTTATTTAGCTGTCTCACATGAAGTTATCTAGTGAGCTAATAAAGCAATATGATATCCAGATATTTATATTCCTTTAGGCCAAAACCCCATCTGCTGCAGAACTCTCTCTCCCCATTGACTCAAGGCAAGTTCGCATCAGAACCTTGATAACTCCAAGGTTTTTCACTGAACACTGCATGCTCAGTGTGAGCTTCTGTACAGCAGTTCATCTCCTGTGCTCCAAGGAATTGTGCTGTATGTGTCAAGCGATTCTCAGAAAACACCAGTAGCATTGTGAAACAATGTGATTTACATGTGCTGTGCAAGGCAGTGCTTTGTAGCTGTGGACTGGGAGTCACTgaataaagaacaaaaccagtCCTTGGGCAGAATGGAAGTTCAGGGGTGGATCTAGCGCCTCAATGACTGTCCCAGTACCCTGCCCCACTGCAGCAAGGGCTGGTGTGGTAGTAGTCTAAGGGCTCCAACTCCAAGGGGTATATGCCGGAAGCATATGCACATGATTCTGGTGTACGATTTCTGCAGAGGACTAGGTTTCTCACTAATAACGTTAACTGGTGATTCTCCAGTGGTGTCACAACACTCAACACAGTCTCACAAGGCATTTCCTGAGACCAGTGTTACCAGTGTGATAAATTCaggctgagaaagaaaagttggTACTGAAAACTATCATGTAAAAgattgtgttggttttgcacggcctggtttttggtagcggGGGAGGCTACAGAGGTGGCTTCCGTGatcagctgctggaagcttccaccatgtccagcagagccaatccctgatgtctctgaagatggacatgctgctggccaaggctgggccaattagagatgagggtaacgcctctgtgataacttatttaagaagaaaatcaaaacaaagaggggcacaggtttttttcctagccACAgaagaggaggtgagaacatgtgagggaaacaacatggagacaccaaggtctcatagagaaggagggggaggaggtgttcCAGGTGCCAGAGtcgagattcctctgcaggccatggtggtgaccatggtgaagcagctgtgcccctccAGTccatggggatccatgggggatgcagagatccacccacagcccatggggatccacaggggatgcagaaatccacccgcagcccatggagatccatgggggatgcagagatccacccgcagcccatggggacccatgggggatgcagagatccacctgcagcccgtgggggaggtgctCACGCCAGAGTGgttggatgcctggaggaggctgtgatccagtgggagacccggtGGAAAGACGGGGGGgccactgcttccaggctggagcagcctgtccttggaggactgcaccccgtggaagacTGACCCACGCCGCAGCAGGTTTGGGAGGACTGCTCGTGAGACTGGAGCCATGGAGAAGGAattgtctcctgtgggagggaccccaggactcacaggggaaggactcctctccccgtgcagcagaagaaaaactcGGGTGATGACCTGACCAAAACCCCCATGCgctgtctccctgcactgttggtgagaaggagggaggggttgggggaagaaaaggtgttttaagggcttgttttacttctcattttcctcctctgattttgttagtaataaattcactttgtactTCTAggctgagcctgttttgcccttggagtgtgTTTTCTCtcagtccttatctcaactcatgaagcCTTCATCaaatttttccctctcctctgcccaactgtggcaggggagggtgagtgagCAACTttcgtgggtgcctggcatttggCCAGCATCAAACCATGACAAAGAT
The DNA window shown above is from Corvus hawaiiensis isolate bCorHaw1 chromosome 3, bCorHaw1.pri.cur, whole genome shotgun sequence and carries:
- the PROKR1 gene encoding prokineticin receptor 1, which encodes MATEQTERNLNATARLNFAAIYNLHDGDFTSLRNFSFPFNFTYSDYDLPLDSEDDMTKTCTFFAARIVIGVALVGIMLVCGIGNFIFIAALARYKKLRNLTNLLIANLAISDFIVAIVCCPFEMDYYVVRQLSWEHGHVLCASVNYLRTVSLYVSTNALLAIAVDRYLAIVHPLKPRMNYQTATFLIALVWIVSILVAIPSAYFATETVLFKIKNQEKIFCGQIWPVDQQMYYKSYFLFIFGIEFVAPVITMTLCYARISHELWFKTVPGFQTEQIRKRLRCRRKTVMVLMCILTAYVLCWAPFYGFTIVRDFFPTIFVKEKHYLTAFYIVDCIAMSNSMVNTMCFVTVKNNTMKYFKKIMLLRWRSTYKGSKSSTDLDLRTSVMPITEEVDCIKLQ